In Mesotoga infera, the DNA window CTGAGCACTTCCATTGCTGACCTCAATCCGCGTAGGATAAGAAAATAGCCAACATCTTCAGGAACGAAATCAAAAATTTCCTGAGCCATCACTCCGGAAAAGAGAGTAAGTACTAGAAAAAGAATGACTAAGAATTTCAAGCTTTCCCGAATCAACCCTTAGCTGAAACGGGGTTTTCCCTCCCTTCAACCAAATAACTCCTGATCCCGATCAAAAAAACCGAAGGCCTCCTCTACCAATCGTTCGAAGTCGAACTCAACTGATCTCTCTTCCGCAACCGAATAAAGAAGGTACTCAATATTACCTTTCTTACCTCGGATTGGTGAGAATGTCAATCCGATAGGAAACAGGTCATTTGTCCGAAATACACTTACAAACCTATCCAAGATTTCAATATGAAGATTCTTGGAATTCACCAGTCCCTTCTTGACCACGCCCGGACCTGCTTCGAATTGGGGCTTGACAAGCACCACTGCTTCCCCGTCGTCCTCTAAGAAACTTCTCAGAAGACCGGCGACTGTCGCCGTTGATATGAAAGAAAGGTCGGCGGTAATGAAATCCGCTTTCCCACCGGCGCGTTCAAGAGTCAATCCTCTAATATCAGTAGATTCCAGAGAGACAACTCGACCATCGTCTTTTATGCGGTGATTTATCTGATCTCTGCCAACATCTACGCAAAGTACTCTCGCTGCACCTTTCTCAAGCATCAATTGCGCAAACCCACCAGTCGAGGCGCCGACGTCTATTACTCTCTTTCCCTCAATATTTATCTCGAAAATGTCGATAGCTTTTCTCAGTTTGTAGTATCCCCGACCAACCGGCATTATGGAATCTATTACGGATATCTCACTATTAGAACCTACCTTGCGGCTGGGCTTAACAACAATCATACCATCTATAGATACTTTTCCACTCCTGATCAAAGCTGCTGCTTTTGTTCTACTTTCAGACAGTCCAAGATCAAGTAACAGTTCATCGAGTCTAAGTCTCGAATTCATCAAACACCACTTTGTAGAAGACAAGTCCTTGTGGCGGGGCAGTCCCCGGAAGACTAGATCTGTCACGAGTGGAAAGGAATTCCGCTACTGATTCTTCAGAGACGCCTCCCGTACCTACTTTTACAAGGGTCCCGACAATATTTCTAACCATTCTCTTAAGAAAGGAAATTCCCTCTATCCTGATGAGAATCAAGTGAGGTGAGACTTTGATTATTCTAACGGCTGAAACAGTTCTGACCGGATTTCTATCGTCCTTACCAGTTCTGAAAGCAGCAAAATCATGCTCCCCCAGCAGATGATCTCCTGCTCTTCTCATTGATGCAATGTCTAGTAAATACGGAAACCACCACACAAACCTTCTTCTGAAGATATCGGGCTCACTTGAATTCAGAATATAGTAGTGGTAGATTCTCTTTCTTGCCGCAAATCTGGGACTGAAGTTTTCCGCAACTTCATGTACTCTCCTCACATATACGTCAGACGGAAGGTTTGCGTTCAGAGCATCTTTCATAGTGGAGGCGCTCAGTCGATCTAGATTCGAATCAAATGCAATTACCTGTCCGTACCCATGAACACCTGTATCCGTACGCCCGGCGCCCTGGCTAGAGATACTGAACTTATGAATCCTTTCAAGAGCTTCCTCGAAGACGCCTTGAACCGTTCGCATATCAGGCTGATTCTGGAAGCCGAAAAAATCGGTTCCATCGTATGAGACTACAGCAGCGAATCTCTTCATGATTACTTAGAAGCTGTTAAATCTAGCATTTCAGTATAGAGATACACCATAGAAGAGAGATCCTTCCCCATTCTTGGCAAATCACCGTTGTAGACAGTCCAAAGAACCCTTCCAACTATGGTCTCCACATACTTGATCAGTGAGTTCTCAAGTTCATTCTTCTCACTATCGCTTATTTGCAGTTGTTCGACTTTCCCGGCAAGCCAGGATGAGAAGCGCCGATCGTTGAATCTTAACGCCCCCTGCTCATAATCTTTCAACATCTTGTACACTTCTTCAGTAGTCTCCCGAACAGAAAGACTCTTCGATATAACCTCAAGAGTCGTTGGATCGAAGTACCCTTCGAGAGCTTCCGGAACTTCGAGTTCGTATTTGAAGTATAGAAGATTCGCATCGCTATGTTTTCTTTCAAAGGAGATCTTCCTTCTCATAGAACTCTCAAGGCCAAATGCGCTGAGGCAGTTCCAGTACTTATGCTCGAGCAACTCGCTGGAGTGCTCGACAGACCAGGTGGTCATGAAACCTGTCTTCGTTCTGTGATCAAAAGTCGCTCTCTTCGGAGTAAGAAATTCATCTTCCCGATAAAGTATGTGTGCATACTTATAATTCATACGCCCTCAATCCCTTCAACCAGTTCGCTAAGTTCTTCTATTCTCTTTCTCGCTTCATTTTCGTTATTGCCTCTGGCCATGAGATAGAATTTCATTTTTGGCTCTGTTCCAGAAGGCCTGACAATTATCTTTGAATCATCTTGCATTTCTATGGAAATCACGTCTGCTGCAGGTAAATTTCCGGACTCTTCTAAGTAATCTCTGAACTCAATAATCCTTTCTTTTCCTAGCTTCAAGGATCTTCTGCTTCTCAGTTTCTTCATTATTGACTCAATTCTCTCTTTGCCTTCAATTCCTACATAATCTTTGTTTACAAGAGCTTCAAGATAGTGACCATGCTCTTCATGAATCTCTTCGAGATAGTCAACCATCGTCCTTCCAGTACGTTTTAGAAAACCCCCAATTGTACAGGCCAAAGCCGCAGCGCTTACGGCGTCCTTATCCCTTGCGTGTCTTCCAAAAAGCGAGCCGTAGCTCTCTTCAAAACCGAAAAGATAGCTACCTTTTCCCTCAACTTCCGACTTTTCAATGATCTCACCAATAAACTTGAAACCCGTAAGAGTCTCCTTCACTTCCACGTTGTATTTAGCGGCGATTCTCTTGACAAGATCGGTAGATACAATTGTCTTGACAATGAATGGATCACTTGGAAGAGATTCCTTCAACCTTTCAAGAATGAACGCAGTCATTATTACACCCGTCTGATTCCCGTTAAGAGCTGTGTAGGCTCCTTCATGCTTCACCATTATTCCCAACCTGTCACAGTCCGGATCGGTCGCAATCAAAAGGTCAGCTTCTGCTTCTTCTGCAACACTTAAAGCCATAGAAAAGGCATTCAAGTCCTCGGGATTAGGACTCTTCACAGTGGGAAAGTTGCCATCCGGGAGTGCTTGCTCCTCCACTCGCTTAACCTTGTGACCGAGATCTGAAAGGGTTTTATAGACGGGATAATTTCCACTCCCATGGAGAGGAGTATAAACAACACTAAGTCCATCGTAGTCGGAGCATAGCCCCAGAACATTCTTCTTCACAGTCTCGATGAATCCTTCCAGCAAAGAATTCGGGATTTTTTCAATCAACGTTCTGTCGGGATCATAGTTCTCAAAGTAGTCCGACTTCTCAACTTTCTCAATTATCTCTTCCGCGTACCTGGGAACTGCCTGAGTACCGTCAGAAGTGT includes these proteins:
- a CDS encoding TlyA family RNA methyltransferase; this encodes MNSRLRLDELLLDLGLSESRTKAAALIRSGKVSIDGMIVVKPSRKVGSNSEISVIDSIMPVGRGYYKLRKAIDIFEINIEGKRVIDVGASTGGFAQLMLEKGAARVLCVDVGRDQINHRIKDDGRVVSLESTDIRGLTLERAGGKADFITADLSFISTATVAGLLRSFLEDDGEAVVLVKPQFEAGPGVVKKGLVNSKNLHIEILDRFVSVFRTNDLFPIGLTFSPIRGKKGNIEYLLYSVAEERSVEFDFERLVEEAFGFFDRDQELFG
- the truA gene encoding tRNA pseudouridine(38-40) synthase TruA yields the protein MKRFAAVVSYDGTDFFGFQNQPDMRTVQGVFEEALERIHKFSISSQGAGRTDTGVHGYGQVIAFDSNLDRLSASTMKDALNANLPSDVYVRRVHEVAENFSPRFAARKRIYHYYILNSSEPDIFRRRFVWWFPYLLDIASMRRAGDHLLGEHDFAAFRTGKDDRNPVRTVSAVRIIKVSPHLILIRIEGISFLKRMVRNIVGTLVKVGTGGVSEESVAEFLSTRDRSSLPGTAPPQGLVFYKVVFDEFET
- a CDS encoding phospho-sugar mutase; this encodes MLRDDLAINEEYKRWLENSTEEMKEELRRFSPSEVRESFALDLEFGTGGMRGVLGAGTNRMNTFTVRRATLGFGRWISERFSNSSVVIAFDTRRKSAHFAEVAAEVLSSMGIKVHLFIEPMPVPVLSFAVRELKASGGVVITASHNPPQYNGYKVYTSDGTQAVPRYAEEIIEKVEKSDYFENYDPDRTLIEKIPNSLLEGFIETVKKNVLGLCSDYDGLSVVYTPLHGSGNYPVYKTLSDLGHKVKRVEEQALPDGNFPTVKSPNPEDLNAFSMALSVAEEAEADLLIATDPDCDRLGIMVKHEGAYTALNGNQTGVIMTAFILERLKESLPSDPFIVKTIVSTDLVKRIAAKYNVEVKETLTGFKFIGEIIEKSEVEGKGSYLFGFEESYGSLFGRHARDKDAVSAAALACTIGGFLKRTGRTMVDYLEEIHEEHGHYLEALVNKDYVGIEGKERIESIMKKLRSRRSLKLGKERIIEFRDYLEESGNLPAADVISIEMQDDSKIIVRPSGTEPKMKFYLMARGNNENEARKRIEELSELVEGIEGV